TCTTGACGCAACACTGACTGGATGGTCTTCGCCACCGCCGTCAAGACTTGATCGCCGACGGCATGGCCATGCCGGTCATTGAACAATTTGAAATGATCGATGTCCACCATCACCACACCGAGCGTCGCGCGCCGTTCCACCGAACGCGCGACGAGCGTTTCGACCTGTTCGAAAAACGCCCGCCGGTTGAAACAGCCAGTCAGTGGGTCGCGCGTCGCCAGCCAGTGCAACTCTTCATTCTTCCGAAGGACATCCTGCTTCGACACATTCAGATCTTTCAACGCCTCTAACAGCTGCTCGTTGGCCTGCTCCAACTCCGTCACATCGCTGAACGACGCCAGCGCGCCGCGGACCATCCCCCGGTCGTCGCGAATCGGCGAACAATTACAGAGCAACAAACGTTCGGTCTGATCCGACGCACGGAACCCCAAAGCCACCGACACACGAATCTGCCGATCGGCAATCGAGGCCGTCCAGGGAAACCGTTCCGGCAACGGCGCGTGCCGCGTCGCAATCCACGCCAGGCCGCAGAGATCGCGGCCCAGGAGCGACTGCGCATCAAGGCCCACGCGCGCGGCAAACGAACGATTGGCCAGCACAATCACATCGGACGGATCGATCAGCACAATCCCTTCGGTCAACACATCCAAGGCGGCCCGCACACGCTGCGGCACGACCGCCGAGGGATCCAGCTGGCGCAATGTGCGCCGCATAAAAATCCAGTATCCGACAAACCCCAGCCCAGCCAGCGCCCCGAGAAACTGCACCCAGGCGCTCCGTAACCAGCCGCCTACCCCACCGACCACGGCGGGCCGGAAGGCCAACTCGAGCGTGCCCCACCGATCCGGCCCCTTCAGGATCGGCACACGAATTTGGTCGAGCGTCGAACCGTCGCCGGGCGGCAAGAGCCAATAGCGCCGATGATCGCCGACCTGCGCCACAAACTCGCGCATCCCCTGCCGAAGCGCCACGGACTGAATCGTCGCGTCGCGCTCGGCCAGCACTCGCATCGCTTCGGTGATCGCCGCAAGATTGCCGTCCTGTGCCAACCGCGAAAACTGGCCGGCCAACGATTCGGCCAACGCCTTCCGATACTGATACATCTGCTGCGCTTCGTCCGGCGCGACATGAAAGAGGGCATTACTCAGGAGCACGAGACTGACCGTCACCGACACCAACCCTAAGGACAGCCACACAAGGGGAGAGCGACCTCTCATGCAGCCCTCCCTTCATCAGAAGATCCGAACAGATGCTCGATCCGCTCATCCTCTTGGGGCGCTCCGCGCCGGCCATCACGCGCACCCTCCCGCTCCCGATCCTCTTTGGCCCGCACCAGAATGGGGAGC
Above is a window of Nitrospira lenta DNA encoding:
- a CDS encoding sensor domain-containing diguanylate cyclase, which translates into the protein MRGRSPLVWLSLGLVSVTVSLVLLSNALFHVAPDEAQQMYQYRKALAESLAGQFSRLAQDGNLAAITEAMRVLAERDATIQSVALRQGMREFVAQVGDHRRYWLLPPGDGSTLDQIRVPILKGPDRWGTLELAFRPAVVGGVGGWLRSAWVQFLGALAGLGFVGYWIFMRRTLRQLDPSAVVPQRVRAALDVLTEGIVLIDPSDVIVLANRSFAARVGLDAQSLLGRDLCGLAWIATRHAPLPERFPWTASIADRQIRVSVALGFRASDQTERLLLCNCSPIRDDRGMVRGALASFSDVTELEQANEQLLEALKDLNVSKQDVLRKNEELHWLATRDPLTGCFNRRAFFEQVETLVARSVERRATLGVVMVDIDHFKLFNDRHGHAVGDQVLTAVAKTIQSVLRQEDVLGRYGGEEFCVVLNDVTAALLNEIAERIRRRIENESGASVRSIKGLSVTASLGVTLSLVESAPDIQTLLGEADQALYEAKGSGRNRVCVFRSKDVSSAAA